In Paracoccus sp. N5, a single window of DNA contains:
- the paaA gene encoding 1,2-phenylacetyl-CoA epoxidase subunit PaaA: MYAQLVKSEGSNSRDELTPEELAFQERIDRGEKIEPKEWMPEGYRKTLIRQIGQHAHSEIVGQLPEGNWITRAPTLERKAILLAKVQDEAGHGLYLYSAAETLGVSRDELMELLHAGKMKYSSIFNYPTLTWADMGAVGWLVDGAAIMNQVPLQRTSYGPYSRAMIRICKEESFHQRQGYAIMMKMAQGTPAQKRMAQDALNRLWYPSLMMFGPSDKDSVHSAQSMAWKIKMNTNDELRQKFVDQTVPQAEYLGLTVPDPDLKWNEEKGGYDFSEPDWSEFYDVLVGNGPCNKDRLGARVKAWDDGAWFREALVVHAEKAAARRAVAAE, encoded by the coding sequence ATGTATGCCCAGCTCGTGAAATCCGAAGGCAGCAATTCCCGCGACGAGTTGACGCCCGAGGAGCTTGCCTTCCAGGAGCGCATCGACCGCGGCGAGAAGATCGAGCCCAAGGAATGGATGCCCGAGGGCTATCGCAAGACGCTGATCCGCCAGATCGGCCAGCACGCGCATAGCGAGATCGTCGGCCAGCTGCCCGAGGGCAACTGGATCACCCGCGCGCCGACGCTGGAGCGCAAGGCGATCCTGCTGGCCAAGGTGCAGGACGAGGCCGGGCACGGGCTTTATCTGTACAGCGCCGCCGAGACGCTGGGCGTCAGCCGCGACGAGCTGATGGAACTCTTGCACGCCGGCAAGATGAAATATTCCTCGATCTTCAACTATCCGACGCTGACCTGGGCCGACATGGGCGCGGTCGGCTGGCTGGTCGACGGCGCGGCGATCATGAACCAGGTGCCGCTGCAAAGGACCAGCTATGGCCCCTATTCCCGCGCCATGATCCGCATCTGCAAGGAGGAGAGCTTCCACCAGCGCCAGGGCTACGCCATCATGATGAAGATGGCGCAGGGCACGCCGGCGCAGAAGCGCATGGCGCAGGATGCGCTGAACCGGCTCTGGTATCCCTCGTTGATGATGTTCGGGCCATCCGACAAGGACTCGGTGCATTCCGCGCAGTCGATGGCGTGGAAGATCAAGATGAACACCAATGACGAGCTGCGGCAGAAATTCGTCGACCAGACCGTGCCGCAGGCGGAATACCTGGGCCTGACCGTGCCCGACCCGGACCTGAAATGGAACGAGGAGAAGGGCGGCTACGATTTCAGCGAGCCGGACTGGTCCGAGTTCTACGACGTGCTGGTCGGCAACGGGCCCTGCAACAAGGACCGGCTGGGCGCCCGCGTCAAGGCCTGGGACGACGGCGCCTGGTTCCGCGAGGCGCTGGTCGTCCATGCCGAGAAGGCCGCCGCCCGCCGCGCCGTCGCCGCCGAATAA
- the pcaF gene encoding 3-oxoadipyl-CoA thiolase: MQEAFICDAVRTPIGRYAGALAQVRADDLAAVPLKALMARNPGVDWAAVDDLIYGCANQAGEDNRNVGRMAVLLAGLPIGVPATTVNRLCGSGMDAIGMAARAIKAGDCDFVIAGGVESMTRAPFVMPKAESAFSRANAVYDTTIGWRFVNPAMKAQFGIDSMPQTADNVAADFGISRTDQDAFAARSQARWEAAQAAGVFADEIVPVTIPQKKGEPIVFDTDEHPRPGTTAETLARLKGVNGPDLTVTAGNASGVNDGAAALAILSGPAAQAQGLTPRARIVAMAAAGVEPRIMGIGPSPAAKKVLARAGMTIQQMDVIELNEAFASQALATLRDLGLPDDAAHVNPNGGAIAMGHPLGMSGARLVTTAMYQLHRSGGRYALCTMCIGVGQGIAIIIERV; encoded by the coding sequence ATGCAGGAAGCCTTCATCTGCGACGCGGTGCGCACCCCCATCGGGCGCTATGCCGGCGCGCTGGCCCAGGTTCGGGCCGACGATCTGGCGGCGGTGCCGCTGAAGGCGCTGATGGCGCGCAATCCGGGCGTCGACTGGGCGGCCGTCGATGACCTGATCTATGGCTGCGCCAACCAGGCCGGCGAAGATAACCGCAACGTCGGCCGCATGGCCGTGCTGCTGGCCGGCCTGCCCATCGGCGTGCCCGCGACCACGGTGAACCGGCTCTGCGGTTCGGGCATGGATGCGATCGGCATGGCGGCGCGGGCGATCAAGGCGGGCGATTGCGATTTCGTCATCGCCGGCGGGGTCGAGAGCATGACCCGCGCCCCCTTCGTCATGCCCAAGGCGGAAAGCGCGTTTTCCCGCGCGAACGCGGTCTATGACACCACCATCGGCTGGCGCTTCGTCAATCCGGCGATGAAGGCGCAGTTCGGCATCGACTCGATGCCGCAGACCGCCGACAACGTGGCCGCCGATTTCGGCATCAGCCGCACCGACCAGGACGCTTTCGCCGCCCGCAGCCAAGCCCGCTGGGAAGCGGCGCAGGCGGCCGGCGTCTTTGCCGACGAGATCGTGCCGGTGACGATCCCGCAGAAGAAGGGCGAGCCCATCGTCTTCGACACCGACGAGCACCCGCGTCCCGGCACCACGGCCGAAACGCTGGCCCGGCTCAAGGGCGTTAACGGCCCCGACCTGACGGTCACGGCCGGCAATGCCTCGGGCGTGAACGACGGGGCGGCGGCGCTGGCGATCCTCTCGGGCCCGGCGGCGCAGGCGCAGGGCTTGACCCCCAGGGCCCGCATCGTCGCCATGGCGGCGGCCGGGGTCGAGCCCCGCATCATGGGCATCGGCCCGTCGCCGGCAGCGAAAAAGGTGCTGGCGCGCGCCGGCATGACCATCCAGCAGATGGATGTGATAGAATTGAACGAGGCCTTCGCCAGTCAGGCGCTTGCGACTCTGCGCGACCTGGGCCTGCCGGATGACGCCGCGCATGTGAACCCGAACGGCGGCGCCATCGCGATGGGCCATCCCTTGGGCATGTCCGGCGCCCGGCTGGTGACGACCGCCATGTATCAGCTGCACCGCAGCGGTGGCCGCTACGCGCTTTGCACCATGTGCATCGGCGTGGGGCAGGGCATCGCCATCATCATCGAACGCGTCTGA